The Desulfomonilia bacterium DNA window CTTATGGTGTCGGTAGGCACATCACCGTGGAACTGAAAATCCCATCCCGCTTCAACCCATACGCTGGCGCCAAGTGTCGCCTTGGCATCGCCGACATTGAAGTCAACCCCTGCAAAAACCGGCGTGGCAAACAGCATTATCGCCACCGATATAATGAATAACCCCTTTAATTTTTCTTTTGTTTTCATCATAAAACAGTCTCCTCTCACAGGAATATATAATGTGTGTAGCTATCTCGCGTTTTTACTCCACCATAAACCGGTGCTAACCACCATTGCATCATCAACGGGATGGACGAATATTTCCCCATCACCGATGCTGCCTGTTGATGCAGCTTCCCTGATCAGATCGACCACCTTGGCCGCTTCGGCATCCTTCACAGTCACCTCGATCCTGGCCATCATCGTATCAATATCGTATGAATTTCCCTTGACCATAACCTTTAAATGCTCAGATGCGCTCCGGTCTTCTATCGCTGAAAATATAACACCTTTCTGCCCGGTTCTGTTCAGTGTATTACACACATCTTCAACCTTGTCCGGACGTATTATAGCCTCAATTCTCTTCATGGTATGTTACTCCTTCATTGGCCGTAAGATTAAGGGCGGAAATATCCATTCCGCCCCTGATCTTATCATATCGCAGCCTGACCGCTTTCACCCGTCCTTATCCTTATTACATTCTCAAGCGATGATACGAATATCTTTCCGTCTCCAATCTTTCCCGTACGGGCCTTAGCAATGATCGCTTCAATGACCTTGTCTGCAATCTCGGCACCAACCGCTATTTCAATTTTAATCTTCGGCAGAAAATCAACCTGATATTCCGCTCCTCTGTAAATTTCCTTGTGTCCTTTCTGGCGTCCGTACCCCTTGACTTCCGTTACGGTTATGCCGGTTACACCGATAGTGTTCAGCGCCTCTTTTACTTCATCCAGTTTAAACGGTTTGATAACTGCCTCAATTTTCTTCATTATCTTACTCCTTCCTGTATGGGTATGATTATCTCAGGTTATAGCCGGTCTCGCCGTGCAGACTCTGGTCAAGCCCTTGGACTTCCTCTTCCTCCTCCACACGCAAGCCTGTTATCATTTTCACTGCTATCAGGATAACCGTGGTCATGATCAGAGAGAATACGATGGCTGTACCTGATGCAACAAGCTGAACAACCAGCTGGTGAGCGTTGCCGTAGAAGAGACCGGTTCCGCCGATCGATGCAAAGAGGCCCGTTGCAATCGCGCCCCAGAGACCACCCACACCATGGACGCCCACGACATCCAGAGAATCGTCATAGCCTAATTTTTCTTTTGAAAGCACCGCGAAATAGCATAAAGCCCCTGCAACAAGCCCGATGATCATTGCAGGCACAGGCGTAACAAAACCCGAAGCCGGGGTAATTGCCACAAGTCCCGCAACTGCTCCAGAAGCAAATCCCAGTGTAGTCGGTTTCTTGCGTATAATCTTTTCACAGATAATCCACGAGAGAGCAGCCGCGCCGGTTGCAATCTGGGTTGCGAAGAAAGCGTATGTAGCGGTTCCATTGGCTGCCGCAGCGCTGCCCGCATTGAAGCCGAACCATCCGAACCATAGAATGCCGGCCCCGAGCATTGTCATTGTGAGGTTGTGGGGATACATGGGTTCCTGGCGATACCCCTTCCTTTTCCCTATAATAATAGCGGCCACGAGAGCGGCGACTCCGGCGTTAAGATGGATTACCGTCCCACCTGCGAAATCCAGCGCCCCCATCTTCTGCAGCCAGCCCCCGCCCCATACCCAGTGGCACAGAGGGAAGTAAACGAGAGTCGCCCAGAGAACTATGAAAAGCACAAAAGCCGAAAATTTCATTCTTTCGGCGAATGCACCAGTTATTAGGGCCGGAGTGATTATTGCAAACATGAGCTGAAACGCACAGAAGAGCAGATGCGGAATTTTATCTGAATATGGACCCGGATCACCCCCGACTCCCGTGAGGCCTGCCCAGTCAAGAGACCCTATGAATCCCCCAAGGTCCGGCCCGAAGGAAAGACTGTATCCGAAAACAACCCAGAGTATGGACACAAGACCCAGACACATGAAACTCTGCATAAGGGTTCCAAGAACATTCTTGGAGCGAACCATGCCTCCGTAAAAAAAGCCAAGACCCGGTGTCATAATCATAACCATTGCCGTGGCAATCAGCATCCATGCTGTGTCGCCTGAATTGATCATAACTGCTTCCTCCCTTTGATGTTTAGTTGGATTGTTAAGAAGCAAGAGGCATGCCACCGTGTATCTTTATGATATTACTTAGGTTATTATTTACCAGTACGTTCTATTGGTTCATTTATGTATCAATTAATGTTTTTAGGTGTTTTATTGTATCATTTTACAATTGGTGTACAATATCTTCACTTCCCTGGCACTCATTACAATTCAGGCCGTGTTCTTGAATAATATTTTCTTTATCTTCCCGGTTGCTTAAGTTCTTGCAAAAAGGCTCTTCAGCTCATCGGGTTGACTTGACTTAAGAAGTGCATCTTCCTGAGAGATGGCACCGCTTACAACTAGCTTGTGAAGCGCTGAATTAAGAGTTTGCATACCGTCTTTCACTCCGGCTTGGAGCATGTTGACTATCATATGCGTCTTGCCTTCCCTGATAAGATTCTTTACGCCCAGAGTGCCAATAAGAATCTCCATTGCACAGACCCTTCCCTTTCCCTCCTTTTTTGGCACAAGGGTCTGGCAGATAATTCCTTCAAGTGTGGTGGAGAGCTGCATCCTTATCTGAGCCTGCTGGTTTGAGGGAAATACGTCGATAACACGATCGATAGTCGATGCGGCGCTTGTTGTATGCAGAGTGCCGAAAACAAGATGCCCTGTTTCGGCTGCGGTAACGGCAAGCGATATTGTATCCAGGTCCCTCATTTCACCGACAAGTATAACGTCCGGATCCTGTCTGAGCACATGCTTCAATGCCTCGGAGAAGGAAAGAGTGTCGCTTCCGAGTTCCCTCTGTCTTATTATACTTTTCTGGTTTTTATGAAGAAACTCTATGGGGTCTTCTATGGTTACAATATGTTCAGCCCTTGACCTGTTGATATAATCAACCATTGAAGCAAGAGTCGTAGACTTTCCACTGCCCGTGGGACCGGTAACAAGTACAAGTCCACGGGGTTTTTTGCTGAGTGCGGTTATTACGGGGGGAAGGTTCAGCTCTTCGATTGTAGGGGGATTTGCAGGAATGGAACGGAATACGGCGCCGAGAGTATTTCGCTGATAAAGCATGTTCCCCCTGAATCGTGAGACCTGCGGTATGCTGTGCGAGAAATCGAGTTCCTTGTTCTTCTCAAATGTCATCTTCTGATCGTCTGAAATTATGGAATAAAGAGCGCTCTTAAGCATTTCATTGCTGATGGTACCGTAATCCGTAAGAGGGACGAGCTTGCCGTCAATACGTATATTGGGAGGAGAACCTACTGCAAGATGCAGGTCGGAGGCTTTCATTGTAACCATTTTTCTCAGGATTTCATCAATACTGAAAGCGCAAGCAGGAGTTTCTACCGGATTCATTATTAATCCCCCATTATATTTTTGATAATTTATCTATGATAACTGGCTGAATTACTTAACGGCGTTTTTCTTGATAGAATTAGGATTTTTTTAATATTGAAGTAATTTTTTAAATGACAGCCGGAGCGGTCTCAATATTTCCGGCTGTCTTCGTCGTTAATTGTACATCACCAAACTCGTTTTACTAATTTACAAAAATAGCATTAGCGTAAATAAACGGGTATTCCTTGATAAAAGGTTTGGTGTGATCCCCAAGCCATTTCCTCAAGTGATATGGAACAATCTTGATTTCAGCCCTGTATGCACCTTTTTCCGTCACTGCATATTCAAGATCGGAATTCAGACTCCCGGCGACCACTATTCCTCCGTCAGGACCGGCCTTAATAAGCCTCACCCTGAATTCGGGTTTTTCAAGGCCCGGATCCATCCTGAAAAATTCAGGCACCTTTATATGCATAACAGGCGAGTCAGCCAGCGATACATTTTCCCCCATTTCAGATATCTTACTTCCGGCTTCGGCATAAAAATCAAACCCTACCGGTTCGCCGAAAACCTGAAAGGCGCCATACATACGGCCTTTAAAGACCGCGCTTTCAATTTCTTCAAGTGTTTGATTCTCAACAAGGACATAATTTGCAAACCATCTCATCATACGGCGGTAACTGTCACCCCTGTCTCCGTCAGGAAGAAGGAACGGCAGAGAATTTCTGTGTGCATCCGTTGCCATAAAGCCTGTTGCGGCACGGGAATAAAGCATCCTGTCCCAATGGGCGATATCAGGTTTCAGTTCCTCTAAAAAGCTCAGAAGCAGGAGATCGGAATGCGCATCAGCCCATGAAGGTGTGAGCATATCCAGTATGCCTGGAATGAAACCAAGGGAAGGCAGCCCCAGATAATCCTCCCTGATGCCGGGATCGATGTTCGCATGCAGGTTATATACATCGATGCCGTCTATCGGAAGATCCAGAAGGTCTTCGGTCTTCCAGCTTTCCGGATGCGTGACAAAAACCATGGCTCCCAGCGCATGCAGGGCATCCACGGTTTCAACGCTCGTACTTGTCAACAGTGCATGCCTCTCTTCAGGCGTGCCGTCGGGCATTCTTTTAAGACCGATCGGCATAAGGTTATTTTCGCTTCCCGCAGTGATTATCGCATTGTTGCCGCAGTCGCATTTTATTATATTCGCTACCGGCCTGCCGTCCCGGTATATCAGCTCGTCACCCTGTTCCGGCTGATAGAGCAATACATCGGGAAACTCATGCCATGAAAAATTATCCGAATGGTCGGACATCATCACAAACTGCTGGTTGGTACTGCATATAGCCTCACGCAGCTGACAAAAGCACTCTGTATTGGGCTTGCCGTCAATGAAAGGCTTGTTGTCGCATGCATCATGCGAATAGATTGAATGCAAATGTATCAGACCCCTGATCACTTTTTGTCCTCTAATATCAGGGTGAGCCTGGATCGGAACTACAAGCGACGGGTCCCAGTAAACATCATTATCTGAGAGTCTAGAGAAATTTGCTTTAACTGCTTTGAAGTTTCTAACATAAACCTGTTTGGCCGTCGGCAGAAAAACTCCACCCCCATCCGGGACAGGTGTCACGATGTAACTGCCATTGCCGACTGAAAACTTGTAGTTGCCCTGGCCATCGGTTACAGCAGTTGCACTTTTATCTCCGCTCAATATTACGGTAAGTCCGGGAATGCCTGTTCCGGCTTCGGTAACAGTGCCTGTAATTTTGCATGCGGAAAAAGCAAAAGCCATAAGAAAAACGAAAACCGGAATAAGATAATTCCCCCTGTTGCTCCTCATCTCATACCTCCAAATGATATTACGGCAGGACCTCCTGACGTAGAATTTACAATCTGCAACTATATTATTTCGGCCTCAGATTTACAAGTCCTATTGCCGTACCCGAGTATATGCATCCGTCAAGCCCCACCTGTGTTGCAGCATATGCACTGTTATATTGAAGCCCGATACCGATGTTAGAATAAAATGCGGAATCACCGGTGTCCCAGTCAACCGCCTCAAGAGTCCAGTAAATGCCGCGCTTGCCTATTGCATATAAAAGTTTTGTTGAAGCGCTCATACAGGGAATGCCGTTGGGAACTGATATTTGTGTGTTTGCCCATACCGATGAAAATGTCCTTGTTTTATGATTCCATTCAAATTTTTCCATACCCCTTGGCGCTATTAACGGGATGCCTGAAATAATGATATTCAGGGTGCGGTTGCCCAGGTCCGCGCCGAGTTCATTGTTTACGACAACCGCTCCATAGCCTCGAATACACAGAGACTGATCAGTCTGCGAATGCTTCGCTTCAGGATCACCGAATCTCACGGGTACCTGTGCAGCAATTCTCCTGTCTTTGGTGCCGGGGATCTGATGCCAGTCAGCTGGGATCTCATCGCGCCAGAAAAGGACTATGTTCATCAGCTCGCTGCCGTCGGTAATGGCCACGAACCTGTCCTGAGAACCTGTTCCCATAAGGGTCGGAGTCGTACCAGAACCATTTCCGAGACGGATCCCGGACTGATCTCCTCCTGTTTCATAATCGGCAATCCATCCGCCTTTTGCTTCGTCGGTTGAAAGTTCCGTACCCGTCCATTGAACACGGTACATTTTCCTGCTTGTTACCACATAGATTCCGCCCTTCTCGTCACAGGCGATAGAATTCGATATCTCATCATCCTCGCCAGGCATTAGGTAATACCCCTTCTCAAAGCTTCTCGACAGAACGCATACTAATCCATTGTTTGTGGCAAAGGCCAGCATGCCGTCATAGGTCATTACAAGGCCTACTATCTTATCATCCGAGCCTTTCAGATACTGTTCAGGAATACAGTAGACATTCCGGATCTTTATTTTTGAAGACGGATCACCCGGAACACTGTCACAATATGCAACAATTCTGGTCATATCAGGGACGAAAAATACGCCATCCTTATCCACAAGGGTATAAGCGCCCGAAACTCCACTTTCGACAAGACCTTTTTCACCGTCCCCGTTTGGGTCTTTTTTGATCTTGTCAATTTCGTGAAGCATCTTGTTCTTTGTGCTCAACTTGAATACATGGGTCAGGTTATTGCCCCATACAACACGGCTGCCGTCATGATATTTCCCTGATATCGGCATGGTGATGCAACCCGGCATGCCTATGATGTAATCCTTGCCTCTTATGCCTGCATCAGGTCCAGGATAGGGGGACGATGCCTGACAGTACGAATTTCTGTGCGTCATGCTCCAGGGAGAATCGGCAAGATAAGGATTGGCCGGAGGCTCGTTTCCGTCATTAACAACTTGAGGGACACAACCCGCTAAAAGAACCGCGATAAGCAAAATCATCCTTTTCATAAACAGCCCCCGCTATAAAAACAAATGATTCATTTAATAATGATTAATAATATCGTTGTTTAACAGCAAGGCAAGTCCTGTCGTAAATCCGGTTAAATCACTTTGATCTCATCCGATTTTCTGTTAGATTTTTTTGATGGCATTCAATTCAAAATCAGTTCTGTCTGCAATTGTCATTGCTGCCTTTACTGTTGCGGCATGTTTCACCACCTGGTTCATAGGCTACACCTTTAAAATGAATTATGAAACGAGAAGCTGGGAACAAATCCCGGCGAAAGTCCTGGAATATGGCATCAAAACCAGCCGGTCTCAAAGTACAGGTTCAATGAGATCAACACTGAACAGCAGCCTCAAGGCTAAATATTCATATTTCTTCAACGGGAAAGCTTATGTCGGCGACAAGGTCGACTACAGCTTCGGTTCGGATAATTTCAGCGACAAAAGACGCGCAAGACAGCTGGCTGCACTCAGTGAGGGTAACATCACTGTTTATGTCAATCCCGAAAATCCCGGGCAGAGCGTTTTTGACAGAAGCCTTCCCGCTCCGCAGATAGCATTCGCAATCATATTTCTTCTCTTCCCCTGCGGTCTGGGCACCATGTTCATAATAGGTACTATTTTTCGGGTTCTTCAAAAAGCCGGCTTCACCTCAACCGACAGGTTCATGATGCCGGTTGCAGGCCTTTTCCACGGCGCCCCAGCTATTTACCCGGTTTTCTTCGATCCGGGCTCGCTCGGATTCGGGACCTGGACCATCATGCTTGCATTTCTGGGACTTTTTACTGTGAGCCTGATATCAATCTATCGGCGCATAATCGACCCGTCTCTTGGCGGGCCCAAATGGCCAGACAGGCTCAAGAAACCAAGTTGATAACTGTATGAAACTCCTGCACAACTTTATTTATTGTCATTTCGAGCAAAGGGAGAAATCTTGGCCAAGGGTGGGCGTGCAGTAACTACTACTGGAAATACACTCATGGCTTGTGTTATAATTATATCAAAGCAAAATTTTCTTCTTATTGGGAGGAGTTTTATAACCATGAAGAAAAAGATATGGCAAACGCCAGAGTTGTTGGTATTGACCCGCAATAATCCGGCAGAGTCTGTTTTAGCCGGGTGCAAAACAGAAGGCAGTCCTATTGATAGTAATCAAAGGGAGAATAACTGCTATGCTGGTATGGATCCCTGTGCAGATGGTTGTTGGTGGACACTTGAAAGTTAAATATCATCGTTAATTTCTCAACTTGATATTCACAATCTTGGGACTCGAAATGTCCTGGCATAAAAATTGTTGAAAATGCTCTAAGAGGATTTCTTCAGGCAGGACGACAGAAGACCCATGTGCATTTATTCTTTAGTTTTCACATCAGAAAATGTAAGTTGTGTCGGATTTAAAACAAAAAATTAACGGAGAAAAATGATTCATGCCTGTAACTATAAATACTTTGAGAATGCCAAGACTCCCGCTCGAATGCAGAATCGACCTTACCTACCGCTGCAACAACTCATGTCTGCACTGCTGGCTCAGACTCCCTGCCGATGCGCCTGAAAAAGAAAACGAAATGTCCTTTGATGAGATTTCAAGCTTTGTCGGTGAAGCAAGAAAGATGGGCTGCCGCAAGTGGAGCATTTCAGGCGGTGAGCCAATGATCAGGCCTGATTTTAAAGATATTTTCGAGTTGATAACCTCTAAATGTACCGGCTACACCCTTAACACAAACGGCACGCTTATAACGCCAAAGATTGCCAAAGCAATGGCTCGCAAAGGATCAAAGATGGTTGCCATTTATGGCGCAACGCCTGAGACCTATGAGAAGGTCACGGGCAACCCGCATGGATTCGAACAGGTTATGAGGGGCCTTTCATACCTGAAGGAAGCAGGTACCGGGTTCATTGTTCAGCTTATTCCAATGCGCGCAAACTGGCATGAATGGGAGAAAATGCAGGAACTGGCAAAACGCTTCAGCAAACACTGGCGCGTCGGGGCCCCCTGGCTTTACCTCTCGTCCAGCGGCTCGCCTGAAAGAAACCGCCAGATCGAGGCACAGAGGCTTGACCCTGCTGACGTCATCGAGCTCGACAAGCCCAATCCTTCGGATGATGAACGATTTCTTGAAATAATGAATACC harbors:
- a CDS encoding P-II family nitrogen regulator translates to MKRIEAIIRPDKVEDVCNTLNRTGQKGVIFSAIEDRSASEHLKVMVKGNSYDIDTMMARIEVTVKDAEAAKVVDLIREAASTGSIGDGEIFVHPVDDAMVVSTGLWWSKNAR
- a CDS encoding P-II family nitrogen regulator, with translation MKKIEAVIKPFKLDEVKEALNTIGVTGITVTEVKGYGRQKGHKEIYRGAEYQVDFLPKIKIEIAVGAEIADKVIEAIIAKARTGKIGDGKIFVSSLENVIRIRTGESGQAAI
- a CDS encoding type IV pilus twitching motility protein PilT, with amino-acid sequence MNPVETPACAFSIDEILRKMVTMKASDLHLAVGSPPNIRIDGKLVPLTDYGTISNEMLKSALYSIISDDQKMTFEKNKELDFSHSIPQVSRFRGNMLYQRNTLGAVFRSIPANPPTIEELNLPPVITALSKKPRGLVLVTGPTGSGKSTTLASMVDYINRSRAEHIVTIEDPIEFLHKNQKSIIRQRELGSDTLSFSEALKHVLRQDPDVILVGEMRDLDTISLAVTAAETGHLVFGTLHTTSAASTIDRVIDVFPSNQQAQIRMQLSTTLEGIICQTLVPKKEGKGRVCAMEILIGTLGVKNLIREGKTHMIVNMLQAGVKDGMQTLNSALHKLVVSGAISQEDALLKSSQPDELKSLFART
- a CDS encoding ammonium transporter; this encodes MLLNNPTKHQREEAVMINSGDTAWMLIATAMVMIMTPGLGFFYGGMVRSKNVLGTLMQSFMCLGLVSILWVVFGYSLSFGPDLGGFIGSLDWAGLTGVGGDPGPYSDKIPHLLFCAFQLMFAIITPALITGAFAERMKFSAFVLFIVLWATLVYFPLCHWVWGGGWLQKMGALDFAGGTVIHLNAGVAALVAAIIIGKRKGYRQEPMYPHNLTMTMLGAGILWFGWFGFNAGSAAAANGTATYAFFATQIATGAAALSWIICEKIIRKKPTTLGFASGAVAGLVAITPASGFVTPVPAMIIGLVAGALCYFAVLSKEKLGYDDSLDVVGVHGVGGLWGAIATGLFASIGGTGLFYGNAHQLVVQLVASGTAIVFSLIMTTVILIAVKMITGLRVEEEEEVQGLDQSLHGETGYNLR
- a CDS encoding DUF3592 domain-containing protein, with amino-acid sequence MAFNSKSVLSAIVIAAFTVAACFTTWFIGYTFKMNYETRSWEQIPAKVLEYGIKTSRSQSTGSMRSTLNSSLKAKYSYFFNGKAYVGDKVDYSFGSDNFSDKRRARQLAALSEGNITVYVNPENPGQSVFDRSLPAPQIAFAIIFLLFPCGLGTMFIIGTIFRVLQKAGFTSTDRFMMPVAGLFHGAPAIYPVFFDPGSLGFGTWTIMLAFLGLFTVSLISIYRRIIDPSLGGPKWPDRLKKPS